The nucleotide window CGATGTTGAGCGAGCGCTCGGCCATCCCGGAGTAGCGCATACAGTGGGTGAGTCGACCGCCGCCCAGTCGCATCTGGGCGACCTGAAAGCCCTGCCCTTCCTCGCCGATCGTGTTCTCGACCGGCACGCGAACGTTGTCGAACTTCATCTCGGCGTGGCCACCCTCGCGTTCGGTGATGTCGTGGCCGCCAAGATGGGGAATGTTGCGGACGACTTCGACGCCATCCGCATCGGCGGGGACGAGGATGATCGACGTTCCCTCGTAGGGGTGGGCGTCCAGATCGGTTCGGGCCATCACGAGATAGAAGTCCGCCTCGAGCCCGTCGGTCGTCCACCACTTGTGGGCGTTGACGACCCACTCGTCGCCGTCTTTGACGGCGGTGCTCTGGAGCATCTTCGGGTCCGACCCGCCGCCCTGTTTGGGCTCGGTCATCGCAAAGGCCGAGGAGATCTCACCCTGAACGAGCGGCCGCAGCCACTCTTCTTTCTGGTCTTCTGTCCCAACCATCTCCAAGGTGTGCATGTTCCCTTCCTGCGGGGCGTTCGCGCGGATCGCGTGTGCGCCGATCAGCGAGCGCCCGACCTGTTCGAACGAGGGGAGCATGTCGCTGAAATCTAACCCCTGGCCGCCGTACTCCTCGGGGACCTGTGGCGCGAACAGGTCCCGCGCTTTGGCCTGTTCCCAGAGGTCCTCGAGTTCGGCCTGGGTAATCGGTTCGCCAGTTGCGAGCGCCTCGCGTTCGCGCGGGAGGACGACATCGTCCATAAAGTCCTCGACGCGCCCTGCGACCGCCTTCGCTTTCTCGGAGTCGTGATACTCCATACCGAGGGATACAGATACACCATTGTAAATGTATAACAAACCGGTCAGATGCGACGGCGAGAACGAGATCGTGACCAGTCACGAACGCAGCAGGTCCTGATCGTCAGTGACAGGGGGAACACCGCTCGAGACGATCAGGACTGGAAACCTGGGCGGGGGCGGGAGCCCGCCCCGGCGTGAGAGACATGAGCTAACTCGAAGCGGGGGCGAGTCCACGTTCGAGCGATCCGGGCACGAACGCACGCAATCGGCTGGTCAGCGCGTCGTGGTCTGTTGGAGCGTGTACCCGGCGGGGGTGTTCATCCCCGCATCTCCCACATTGCGTGTGCCACCCATTGTTATGCAGGCACTTGGCTGATAGTAGCGGGGCCAAACCGTCGACAGGCACCGGATAACGCGGAGACAGTCTCGGACTGGAACTCAGTTGGGAGTCCCTTCGAATCGCTAAGCAGTAGCTACGCCGACCGATCGAGGATGGGACACTGCTCGAGTGATGCGCTCGTGCAGTGGCTTGCTTGCGACGACCGCAAAACAATACCGGTGGAGCCTGTGGCTCGGCGCATGTACGCGGATAATTTTGAGACACCACTTCGAATTGGTATCGTCGGACTCGGCTACATCGGAACGACTGTCGGCGGGCAATTTCATCGGCATCCGGACGCGACGGTCCACGCGCTCTGTGATCTCGAGGCGGACCGACTCGCCGAGAGCGGACGCGAGTTCGACGTCCCGGCCGACAGACGCTACACCGACTATACGGCGATGCTCGAGGGAAACGGCGTCGATGCCGTCCTCGTCGGCACGCCGCACACGCTCCACTACGAACAGGTCCGCACGGCACTCCAACGCGGCTGTCACGTCTACTGTGACAAGCCCCTCGCGACAGATCTCGAGCACGCACGCGATCTGACGGAACGGGCCGAGCGGAGCCAACAGACCCTGATGGTCGGCTACCAGCGTCACCTCCAGACGGCGTTTCGAACCGCCCGAGAGCGGTTTACCGACCGGCAACCGAATTGGCTCACGGCCTCGATCACACAGGATTGGATCGACGACTCGAGGGATACGTGGCGGCTCAATCCGGCGCTTTCCGGCGGCGGCTTTCTCTACGATACGGGCAGTCACGTACTCGACGGCGTGCTCTGGACGACCGGCCTCGAGCCGGCGTCCGTGGCGGCGAGTATGGACTTTCACGACGACGAAAAGCAGGTCGATCTCCGAGCCCATCTCGACGTCCGATTCGCAGGCGGTACGACCGGGACGTTCTCGTTTCACGGAGACGCGCCGTCGGTTCGCGAACACATCCACTGCTGGGACGACGACGGAGCTATTTACCTCGAGGGTCGCCAGTGGGGACCCCGCGACGTCCGCGAAATCGATGCCGACGCCAACGAGTACGATCCCTACATCGACTTCCGAACCGAGCAGTCCCGCGCCGACGCGTTCATAGAGAGCGTCCGGACGGGCAACGAGCCACCGGCGACGGCCCGAGACGCGCTCCGGGTGACGGCGCTGACGGAAGCGGCCTACGAGGCGGCCCGAACCGGCGACCGAGTCCCGGTGGTGCTCGAGGAGTAACGCCGACGCGGACAGCACCGATCGAAAGGCCACGTTCTAGACCGTTTGTCGACCGCTAACCCGAGTACCCCTTCGCGAGATGAGCCCGAGCAGTCATGCGTTTATGCGGTGTTTACTTCGGTTTGTCCCGCCGACAACGAGTGCGAGCGAGCCCCCTCGTTGCGTTTCCCTCGAGGTCCGGTCGAAACTGGGGTAAGACCTGCATAGACAACTATTGCTTTCGGTTACAAGCCGGATAACTACAACCGGTCACGGCTACCCGTCGAGTATGATCACCTGC belongs to Natronorubrum aibiense and includes:
- a CDS encoding Gfo/Idh/MocA family protein, which gives rise to MYADNFETPLRIGIVGLGYIGTTVGGQFHRHPDATVHALCDLEADRLAESGREFDVPADRRYTDYTAMLEGNGVDAVLVGTPHTLHYEQVRTALQRGCHVYCDKPLATDLEHARDLTERAERSQQTLMVGYQRHLQTAFRTARERFTDRQPNWLTASITQDWIDDSRDTWRLNPALSGGGFLYDTGSHVLDGVLWTTGLEPASVAASMDFHDDEKQVDLRAHLDVRFAGGTTGTFSFHGDAPSVREHIHCWDDDGAIYLEGRQWGPRDVREIDADANEYDPYIDFRTEQSRADAFIESVRTGNEPPATARDALRVTALTEAAYEAARTGDRVPVVLEE
- a CDS encoding acyl-CoA dehydrogenase family protein, which translates into the protein MEYHDSEKAKAVAGRVEDFMDDVVLPREREALATGEPITQAELEDLWEQAKARDLFAPQVPEEYGGQGLDFSDMLPSFEQVGRSLIGAHAIRANAPQEGNMHTLEMVGTEDQKEEWLRPLVQGEISSAFAMTEPKQGGGSDPKMLQSTAVKDGDEWVVNAHKWWTTDGLEADFYLVMARTDLDAHPYEGTSIILVPADADGVEVVRNIPHLGGHDITEREGGHAEMKFDNVRVPVENTIGEEGQGFQVAQMRLGGGRLTHCMRYSGMAERSLNIAKAYLSEREAFGTTLDEKQALRHRIADAETQLHAARTMVRHAARELDRSDARIEVAMSKVFTANVTNEAIDLALQCCGGNGIGKDLPIAHFYEDVRAFRIVDGADEVHRRSIARWAFDDIADEEIEHALQFDEDLRIDALDE